Proteins encoded together in one Yersinia mollaretii ATCC 43969 window:
- a CDS encoding winged helix-turn-helix transcriptional regulator: MKSKPFNCPVEVTIAVAGGKWKPLIIFHLMSGTKRFGELRRLAGNVSQRSLTLQLRELESHGIINREVFAEVPPRVEYSLTQYGKTLEPVLHAMKNWGDSYVDRNGIKCVQLETPVVNLDSSVS; this comes from the coding sequence ATGAAATCAAAACCGTTTAACTGCCCGGTAGAAGTGACCATTGCCGTGGCTGGAGGAAAATGGAAACCTCTGATTATTTTCCATTTAATGTCAGGTACTAAACGGTTTGGGGAACTCCGTCGGCTCGCAGGGAATGTATCTCAGCGTTCGCTGACGCTACAGCTTCGGGAACTGGAATCGCATGGCATCATAAACAGGGAGGTCTTCGCTGAAGTGCCGCCACGGGTCGAATACTCCTTGACTCAATACGGAAAAACTCTGGAGCCTGTTCTGCATGCAATGAAAAATTGGGGGGATTCATATGTGGATCGTAATGGGATTAAATGTGTTCAGCTGGAAACGCCGGTCGTTAATCTGGATAGCTCTGTAAGTTAA
- a CDS encoding recombinase family protein, whose amino-acid sequence MSRVFAYCRVSTLEQTTENQRREIETAGFVVKSQRLIEEHISGSVAASERPGFSKLLDRMENGDVLIVTKLDRLGRNAMDIRKTVEQLAASDIRVHCLALGGVDLTSPAGKMTMQVISAVAEFERDLLLERTHSGIARAKAAGKRFGRPSVLKDEQQLTVIARINAGISISAIAREFNTTRQTILRVKAGQQ is encoded by the coding sequence ATGTCACGAGTTTTTGCCTACTGTCGTGTCTCTACCCTGGAGCAGACAACCGAAAATCAGCGAAGAGAAATTGAGACGGCGGGTTTCGTTGTTAAATCTCAGCGACTGATTGAAGAACACATCAGCGGCTCAGTTGCCGCCAGTGAGCGGCCAGGTTTTTCTAAACTGCTCGACCGGATGGAAAATGGCGATGTGCTGATTGTCACCAAACTTGACCGTCTGGGACGCAATGCGATGGATATCAGAAAAACGGTGGAACAACTGGCTGCTTCAGATATTCGCGTTCATTGCCTAGCCCTGGGCGGGGTGGATCTGACCAGCCCGGCAGGAAAAATGACCATGCAGGTCATCTCTGCTGTGGCGGAATTTGAAAGAGATTTGCTGCTTGAGCGTACGCACTCTGGTATCGCGCGAGCAAAAGCAGCCGGAAAACGGTTTGGACGTCCTTCAGTACTGAAGGACGAACAGCAACTTACGGTGATTGCACGGATTAACGCCGGAATAAGTATCAGCGCCATTGCGCGGGAATTTAATACTACCCGGCAAACCATCCTCCGGGTAAAAGCAGGGCAGCAATAA
- a CDS encoding NADPH:quinone reductase: protein MKAAFYEKCGAAHDVLLISELPDPIPGPGEVRVRITFSGLNPTDIKSRTGFAGSKQKFPRIIPHQDGSGVIDMVGAGVTAERVGQKVWVYEAQSGRAFGTAAQYVVIPSQNAVVLPDNVSFETGACLGIPAMTAHRCLFADGDLRGKWVLIQGGAGAVGTAAILLSKWSGARVITTVSRPEQEDVVRKLGADIIVNRRTEDVAERVKQATGGFGVDRIVDVDLVSNFNTDVTCLKKSGVISAYASEEPSAQLHIPFLKTMFEGFVFRFVFVYTMPEEARNEAIRDITACLRMEAYTPEIALTLPLADIAVGHEAMEQGKTIGRILISLE, encoded by the coding sequence ATGAAAGCAGCATTTTATGAAAAGTGCGGTGCAGCACATGATGTTTTGTTGATAAGCGAGTTACCCGACCCAATCCCTGGACCAGGTGAGGTGCGCGTCCGCATCACCTTCTCCGGACTCAATCCGACTGACATCAAATCTCGTACTGGATTTGCGGGATCAAAACAGAAATTTCCACGAATTATTCCGCATCAGGATGGTTCTGGCGTGATTGATATGGTCGGAGCTGGAGTTACGGCAGAGCGCGTTGGACAGAAAGTGTGGGTTTATGAGGCACAATCAGGGCGTGCTTTTGGAACCGCTGCACAATATGTTGTTATCCCTTCACAAAATGCCGTTGTATTACCGGACAATGTTTCTTTTGAAACAGGTGCATGCCTCGGTATTCCCGCGATGACAGCACACCGCTGTTTGTTTGCCGATGGAGATTTACGTGGGAAATGGGTACTGATTCAGGGCGGTGCAGGGGCTGTAGGAACAGCAGCCATTCTTCTGAGTAAATGGTCTGGGGCAAGAGTTATAACCACTGTGAGTCGTCCGGAGCAAGAAGACGTCGTTCGTAAACTTGGCGCCGATATTATTGTTAACCGGCGTACCGAAGATGTGGCTGAGCGAGTCAAACAAGCAACCGGTGGATTCGGTGTTGATCGAATTGTCGATGTCGACTTAGTCAGTAACTTCAATACAGATGTGACTTGCCTGAAAAAATCCGGTGTCATTAGTGCCTATGCCTCTGAAGAGCCATCGGCTCAGCTGCATATTCCTTTTTTGAAAACAATGTTTGAAGGTTTTGTCTTTCGTTTTGTATTTGTCTATACCATGCCGGAAGAAGCACGAAACGAAGCCATCCGTGATATCACAGCCTGTCTGAGAATGGAGGCATACACTCCTGAGATCGCTCTAACGCTTCCTCTTGCTGATATTGCCGTTGGTCATGAGGCTATGGAGCAGGGAAAGACTATCGGCAGAATATTAATCAGCCTGGAATAG